The Aeromicrobium phoceense genome includes the window GTCAGGCACTCCGTACCCATGGGTACAGTGACCCCAACGCACGCACCGAAGGAGCACGTTTCATGACCACTTCCGTCATCGTCGCCGGGGCACGGACCCCGATCGGCCGCCTGCAGGGCGGCCTCAAGACCCTGTCCGGCTCCGACCTGGGCGGCGTCGCGATCAAGGGCGCCCTCGACCGGGCCGGCATCAACGGCGACCAGGTCGACTACGTGATCATGGGCCAGGTCCTCGGAGCCGGAGCCGGTCAGGTTCCCGCCCGCCAGGCCGCGTTCAAGGGCGGCATTCCGCTGGACGTCCCCGCGATCACCATCAACAAGGTGTGCCTCTCGGGCATCAACGCGATCGCCCTGGCCGACCAGCTGATCCGCGCCGGCGAGTACGACATCGTCGTCGCCGGCGGCCAGGAGTCGATGACCCAGGCGCCCCACCTGCTGACGGGCTCGCGCGACGGTCACAAGTACGGCAAGGTCACGATGCTCGACCACATGGAGTACGACGGCCTGTGGGACGCGCTCACCGACCAGGCGATGGGCTCGCTCACCGAGCAGCGCAACGCCGCCACCGACACGCTGTCGCGTGAGGCTCAGGACACCTTCGGCGCCCGCTCGCACCAGCTCGCCGCCGCGGCGCAGAAGAACGGCGTGTTCGACGACGAGATCGTCCCGGTCGAGATCCCGCAGCGCAAGGGCGACCCGGTCGTCGT containing:
- a CDS encoding acetyl-CoA C-acetyltransferase, coding for MTTSVIVAGARTPIGRLQGGLKTLSGSDLGGVAIKGALDRAGINGDQVDYVIMGQVLGAGAGQVPARQAAFKGGIPLDVPAITINKVCLSGINAIALADQLIRAGEYDIVVAGGQESMTQAPHLLTGSRDGHKYGKVTMLDHMEYDGLWDALTDQAMGSLTEQRNAATDTLSREAQDTFGARSHQLAAAAQKNGVFDDEIVPVEIPQRKGDPVVVSADEGVRGDTTAESLGRLRPAFSKEGTITAGTASQISDGACAVVVMSKAKAEELGLTWLAEIGAHGNVSGPDSTLQEQPANAIAKAAQKQGIDVADIDLFELNEAFAAVGIVSAEKLGVSEDKVNVNGGAIALGHPIGMSGARIVLHLALELQRRGGGTGAAALCGGGGQGDALIIRVPQA